The proteins below come from a single Sander vitreus isolate 19-12246 chromosome 15, sanVit1, whole genome shotgun sequence genomic window:
- the uqcrc2a gene encoding ubiquinol-cytochrome c reductase core protein 2a, translated as MRGIRALNNLPKRCYAAARRSEALTEPLTGRTPSSAALLPSQNVQVSKLPNGLVVASLENNSPLSSVGVFVKAGCRYETVGNQGVSHVLRLAANLTTKGASAFKICRGVEALGGSLSVTSSRETTVYTADCLRDHLDLLFEFLVNVTAAQDFRPWEVDDLTSRVKIDKALAQQCPQIGVIEKLHEAAYKNALSNSLYCPDYMVGRVSSTQLQSFVEDHFTTGRMALVGLGVQHSVLRQMAEGLLSVRSGAGAPVAKAVYRGGELRVQNNDDLVHALITSEGGVTGSAEANAFSVLQRILGAGPHVKRGSNITSKLSQGIAKATTQPFDATAFNASYSDSGLFGVYTIAQADSAGEVIKAAVAQVRGVAEGNVSEADISRAKNQVKSEYLMSMESSEGLMEEIGAQALTTAAYQLPDAVLQAIDAVTQDDVVKAAKQFVDGKKTMAASGHLANTPFVDEV; from the exons ATGAGAGGAATCCGGGCTCTGAACAATCTCCCC AAACGCTGCTATGCCGCTGCCAGGAGAAGTGAAGCTCTGACTGAACCCCTCACAGGCCGCACACCGTCCTCAGCTGCACTTCTCCCTTCCCAAAATGTCCAG GTGTCCAAGCTTCCAAACGGTCTGGTGGTAGCATCGCTGGAGAACAATTCCCCCCTGTCCAGTGTTGGTGTGTTTGTAAAAGCTGGGTGTCGCTATGAGACGGTGGGAAACCAGGGCGTCTCTCATGTGCTTCGACTGGCAGCAAACCTG ACTACTAAGGGTGCGTCTGCCTTCAAGATCTGTCGCGGTGTGGAAGCACTGGGGGGCAGCCTGAG TGTGACGTCATCAAGAGAGACCACCGTCTACACCGCAGACTGCTTGCGAGACCACCT agatttattaTTTGAGTTTTTGGTCAACGTGACCGCAGCTCAGGACTTCCGGCCATGGGAGGTGGACGATCTAACGTCCAGGGTGAAGATCGACAAGGCTCTGGCTCAGCAGTGTCCTCAGATAG GTGTAATTGAGAAGTTGCATGAAGCAGCGTACAAAAACGCCCTGTCCAACTCTCTGTACTGCCCCGACTACATGGTTGGTCGTGTCTCCTCTACACAG CTGCAGTCATTTGTTGAGGACCATTTCACCACTGGCAGAATGGCTCTCGTAGGACTGG GTGTACAGCACTCCGTCCTGAGGCAAATGGCAGAGGGGCTCTTGAGTGTCCGCAGCGGGGCTGGAGCACCTGTGGCTAAAGCTGTGTACCGTGGAG gtgagCTGCGGGTGCAAAACAATGATGACCTGGTCCACGCACTGATTACCAGTGAGGGTGGTGTGACAGGTAGCGCAGAGGCTAATGCCTTCAGTGTGCTGCAAAGGATCCTGGGAGCTGGGCCACATGTGAAGAGGGGCTCCAACATTACCAGCAAACTGAGCCAGGGTATTGCCAAAGCTACCACACAGCCCTTTGAT GCCACAGCCTTCAATGCCTCATACTCTGACTCCGGCCTGTTTGGCGTCTATACCATTGCGCAAGCTGACTCTGCAGGAGAG GTAATCAAAGCTGCCGTTGCTCAAGTGAGAGGTGTGGCTGAGGGAAATGTATCAGAGGCTGACATCAGCAGAGCAAA GAACCAGGTAAAATCAGAGTACCTGATGTCAATGGAGAGCTCTGAGGGACTGATGGAAGAGATCGGTGCTCAGGCTCTGACCACTGCGGCGTACCAGCTCCCTGATGCTGTTCTCCAGGCTATAGATGCTGTCACCCAGGACGATGTGGTCAAG
- the LOC144530475 gene encoding kelch-like protein 24: MAEIFAVNAGLPSPSTINVTFPIQEDACAAAAAAAAAPPSSLSSEDYLFVEPRHSNTVLQGLNSLRLNNAFCDVTLCCGGQEFPCHRIVLASFSSYFQAMFSTDLIESKQERVAINGVEPQMIGMLVSYAYTSEVYISKANVQALLAAANLLDVMAVREACCRFMERQMDEMNCVGIHCFAEAHSCKVLEKRSMDYIHEHFSSVSQQEEFLSLCVDKLTEIIASDFLNVPKEEMVFEAAISWLNKCTSRKQSFEKVLEHIRLPLISPYYLHDVIESLDVVKENHGCQKLISEAKDYLLLKDRRGELYCSRSRPRRSTETAEVIVTVGGEDDKVVLRSVESFDPVTNQWKNLACLPFAVSKHGLVLSDSTLYLAGGEFPDGSASREMWRYDPCFDSWMEMAPMNVARSELGLVMLDGFVYAVGGWEGRSRLDSVECYNPHTNSWQFTESVKMAVTSPAVVALDGLLYVTGGAILEDGDGTDLAQVYNPKTSVWTEVAPMQIARSGSAACTLKGKIYVIGGWHASTENTDKVECYNPKTNEWTMCAPMKERRYRPGAAVVDGKIYVLGGEEGWDRYHDTIERYCDEKDMWEIIGEMTTSRSWLSCVSLQLRKDLHISSFAGTPNDN, encoded by the exons ATGGCTGAAATATTTGCTGTCAACGCCGGTTTGCCCTCGCCATCCACTATAAACGTCACCTTTCCGATCCAGGAGGACGCCTgcgccgccgctgctgctgctgccgccgcccCTCCATCATCTCTGAGCAGTGAGGATTACCTATTTGTGGAGCCCAGGCACTCCAACACTGTCCTGCAGGGCCTCAACAGCCTGCGGCTCAACAACGCCTTCTGTGATGTGACTCTGTGCTGTGGAGGACAGGAGTTCCCCTGCCATCGCATTGTGCTAGCCTCCTTTAGCTCTTACTTCCAG GCAATGTTTTCCACTGACCTGATAGAGTCCAAACAGGAGCGTGTTGCCATCAATGGAGTTGAGCCTCAGATGATTGGCATGTTGGTGAGCTACGCTTACACCTCAGAGGTCTACATTTCTAAAGCAAATGTGCAG GCCCTGCTGGCAGCTGCCAATCTGCTGGACGTGATGGCTGTTCGAGAGGCCTGTTGTCGTTTCATGGAGCGTCAGATGGATGAGATGAACTGTGTGGGGATTCACTGCTTTGCTGAGGCCCATTCTTGTAAGGTGCTGGAGAAACGCAGCATGGACTACATTCACGAGCACTTCAGCAGTGTTTCTCAGCAG GAGGagttcctgtctctgtgtgtggacAAACTGACAGAAATCATTGCCAGTGATTTTCTCAATGTGCCTAAAGAGGAGATGGTGTTTGAGGCCGCCATATCGTGGTTGAATAAATGTACGTCTCGCAAACAGAGCTTTGAAAAG GTCCTTGAACATATCCGGCTGCCTCTCATCAGCCCCTACTACCTCCACGATGTGATCGAGTCTCTGGATGTGGTGAAGGAGAACCACGGTTGCCAGAAGCTCATCTCTGAGGCCAAGGACTACCTGCTGCTAAAGGACCGCCGTGGAGAGCTCTACTGCTCCAGATCCAGGCCACGCAGGTCCACCG agACAGCTGAAGTGATAGTGACAGTCGGCGGGGAGGATGACAAGGTGGTTCTGCGCAGCGTCGAGAGCTTCGATCCTGTCACGAATCAATGGAAGAATCTGGCCTGCCTGCCCTTCGCTGTGAGCAAACACGGGCTGGTCCTGTCAG ACTCCACTCTGTATTTGGCAGGAGGAGAGTTTCCTGATGGCTCAGCCAGCAGAGAGATGTGGCGCTACGACCCCTGCTTTGACTCCTGGATGGAGATGGCTCCCATGAATGTAGCTCGCTCTGAGTTAG GCCTGGTGATGCTGGACGGCTTTGTGTATGCAGTGGGAGGGTGGGAGGGACGCTCTCGCCTGGACTCGGTGGAGTGCTACAACCCTCACACAAACTCATGGCAGTTCACAGAATCTGTGAAGATGGCCGTCACAAGTCCTGCTGTGGTGGCCCTGGACGGACTCCTCTATGTTACTG GTGGTGCAATTCTAGAGGATGGTGACGGCACAGACCTTGCTCAAGTGTACAACCCTAAAACCTCTGTATGGACAGAGGTTGCCCCCATGCAGATCGCTCGGTCTGGTTCAGCTGCTTGCACACTCAAAGGAAAGATTTATGTTATAG GTGGGTGGCATGCCTCGACAGAGAACACCGATAAGGTGGAGTGTTACAATCCCAAAACCAATGAGTGGACCATGTGCGCCCCCATGAAAGAACGTCGCTACCGGCCTGGTGCTGCTGTGGTGGATGGAAAGATCTACGTCCTGGGAGGAGAAGAAGGCTGGGACAG atatcACGACACTATCGAGAGGTACTGTGACGAGAAGGACATGTGGGAGATCATTGGGGAGATGACCACCAGTCGCAGCtggctcagctgtgtgtctcTCCAGCTGAGGAAGGACCTCCACATAAGCAGCTTTGCCGGGACGCCAAATGACAACTGA
- the anks4b gene encoding ankyrin repeat and SAM domain-containing protein 4B translates to MSRYHKAAIDGYLDLLKEATRKDLNTADEDGMTPTLLAAFHGHVDALQLICSREGDPNRSDIWGNTPLHHAAANGHMHILSFLVNFGANLFALDNEYHTAMDVAASRDRMDCVRFLDTAASQQTNQNPKKVANLKKEAVKEAEKRVKLCEKVKKKHQSKMDKMHRGNTGSVSEASMASALSDGGTMSSVNEQFSKLIAADKSGSLTARVKGTLQKKLGKKDKGTLQRSGGDGNVIFLKQESGASEQPGFLDVFNEQDESMLDGEGMAGSEGYYDDDEPDQIKQSIFNRPGLGGLIFMKKMGVESEDIPSGNNESLGYLVQNELFEAEEDVAGFEGNGDADLPWDQEDLGLDDDEDEETSPLDAFLSAISLPEFALAFSREHLDLEALMLCSDEDLKGIRIQLGPRKKILEAVAHRKNALETPGIMKDSCL, encoded by the exons ATGTCTAGGTACCACAAAGCAGCGATTGATGGATACTTGGACCTCTTGAAGGAGGCCACGAGGAAGGATCTGAACACCGCAGATGAGGACGGCATGACTCCCACCTTACTGGCTGCTTTCCACGGACATGTCGATGCTCTTCAGCTCATATGCAGCAGAGA AGGAGACCCCAACAGGAGTGACATCTGGGGAAACACACCGTTGCACCACGCAGCGGCTAACGGCCACATGCACATCCTCAGCTTTCTGGTCAACTTCGGTGCTAACCTTTTTGCACTGGACAATGAATACCACACAGCTATGGACGTTGCTGCTTCTCGTGACCGCATGGACTGTGTGCGCTTCCTAGATACTGCCGCCTCACAGCAGACCAACCAAAATCCCAAGAAGGTCGCCAATCTAAAGAAGGAGGCTGTCAAAGAAGCTGAGAAGCGCGTGAAACTCTGTGAGAAGGTGAAAAAGAAACACCAGAGCAAGATGGATAAAATGCACCGTGGCAATACTGGGTCTGTCTCAGAGGCCAGCATGGCATCAGCACTCTCAGACGGTGGTACCATGTCCAGCGTCAATGAGCAGTTCTCCAAACTTATTGCTGCTGATAAATCTGGCTCCCTTACAGCCAGGGTTAAAGGCACACTCCAGAAGAAGCTTGGCAAGAAAGATAAAGGCACACTGCAGAGATCAGGAGGGGATGGGAAtgttattttcctcaaacaGGAGAGTGGAGCGTCTGAGCAGCCAGGGTTTCTCGATGTCTTCAATGAGCAGGATGAGAGCATGTTGGACGGAGAAGGAATGGCAGGCTCCGAAGGTTATTATGACGATGACGAACCAGACCAAATCAAACAGTCCATCTTCAACCGGCCCGGCCTTGGTGGTCTGATTTTTATGAAGAAGATGGGGGTGGAGTCAGAGGACATCCCCAGCGGGAACAACGAAAGTCTTGGCTACCTCGTTCAGAACGAGTTGTTCGAGGCAGAGGAAGACGTCGCTGGCTTCGAGGGGAATGGGGATGCTGATCTGCCCTGGGATCAGGAAGATCTGGGActggatgatgatgaagatgaggaaACCTCTCCTTTGGATGCATTCTTGTCTGCCATCTCCTTGCCAGAGTTTGCCCTTGCATTCAGCAGAGAGCACCTAGACCTGGAGGCACTGATGCTTTGCTCTGATGAAGACCTGAAAGGCATTCGCATCCAGCTGGGACCCAGGAAGAAGATCCTGGAAGCTGTTGCTCACAGAAAGAACGCACTGGAGACTCCTGGCATCATGAAGGACAGCTGCTTGTGA